One segment of Acidianus sp. HS-5 DNA contains the following:
- a CDS encoding HEPN domain-containing protein: MKRVEDWLKQAERDLEEAKHAKAGGYYELACFLSQQSAEKAIKALLQLNGLEKRGHSISHLIQNPPADIFQCATFLDKQYVLTRCPDVYPEGSPYEFYTEKDADDCMNCAVKILNWVKGEMQK, from the coding sequence GTGAAGAGAGTAGAGGACTGGCTTAAGCAGGCAGAAAGAGACCTGGAAGAAGCTAAACACGCTAAGGCTGGAGGATATTATGAATTAGCTTGCTTCCTTTCTCAACAATCTGCGGAAAAAGCAATAAAAGCACTCCTACAGTTGAATGGACTCGAAAAGAGAGGGCACTCAATTTCTCACCTTATACAAAACCCACCTGCTGACATATTCCAGTGTGCTACTTTTCTTGATAAGCAATACGTACTTACTAGATGTCCAGATGTTTACCCAGAAGGTTCTCCCTATGAGTTTTATACAGAAAAGGACGCTGATGATTGTATGAATTGTGCTGTTAAAATACTTAATTGGGTAAAAGGTGAGATGCAGAAATGA
- a CDS encoding HPP family protein codes for MELAKKYKVFAFINLVIAISIVTILSVETHVAFILPPFLATAATKLPDPAWKFQRSLVIISSYLLSAVIAVIFVTLVGSGIFIAVIASIISYGIELLLNIEHPPSILATFLGVLERVSPLYILHPVFAGVITIEGINFGLSKLMKVYEKK; via the coding sequence ATGGAACTTGCTAAGAAGTACAAGGTCTTTGCATTCATTAATCTTGTAATCGCAATATCTATAGTAACAATTCTTTCTGTGGAAACTCATGTAGCCTTTATTCTTCCTCCTTTTTTAGCAACTGCAGCCACTAAGCTTCCTGACCCTGCATGGAAATTCCAGAGGAGTTTAGTCATAATCTCTTCTTACTTGTTGTCAGCAGTGATTGCAGTAATCTTCGTTACTTTAGTAGGCTCTGGGATATTTATTGCAGTTATAGCGTCTATAATATCTTACGGTATAGAGCTTCTCCTAAATATAGAACACCCTCCTTCGATCTTAGCTACTTTCCTAGGAGTCTTAGAAAGGGTTTCTCCGCTTTATATTCTCCATCCCGTTTTCGCTGGAGTAATAACAATTGAGGGGATAAACTTTGGTCTATCAAAGCTGATGAAGGTATATGAAAAGAAATAA
- the tsaA gene encoding tRNA (N6-threonylcarbamoyladenosine(37)-N6)-methyltransferase TrmO, which yields MDCCFNYIGFVRRDDNSTSRKSIVKIEIKETYAEGLKDIEEFSHLIIIYHLHLADPNKDLKRIRGGVEVGVFATRSQHRPNSIGISVVELIKREGNVLYVKGINAFDGTPILDIKPYDEWDSVPNPKVPEWHKLNETI from the coding sequence ATGGATTGCTGTTTTAACTACATAGGTTTTGTGAGGAGAGACGACAACTCTACATCGAGGAAATCAATAGTTAAGATTGAAATTAAAGAGACTTACGCCGAAGGTTTAAAAGACATAGAAGAATTCTCACACTTAATAATTATTTATCACCTCCACTTAGCTGACCCTAACAAGGATTTAAAGAGAATTAGAGGAGGAGTTGAGGTAGGAGTTTTCGCAACAAGGTCTCAGCATAGGCCTAACTCAATAGGGATTTCCGTAGTTGAGCTAATAAAAAGGGAAGGGAACGTCTTATACGTTAAGGGTATAAATGCATTTGACGGTACTCCAATACTTGATATAAAGCCTTATGACGAGTGGGACTCAGTTCCTAATCCTAAAGTACCAGAATGGCATAAACTGAACGAAACGATTTAG
- a CDS encoding ATP-binding protein: MAEILFDTRPKSRREDFFDRNKEIEELKDVILHKDFAAVLGIRRIGKTSLVKVTLNELPDHISLPINLGKIGNKKSYPMDVFSRIFIEGAVETIKKYTFAGKVSKIIANRLGIDPSDILELNWVKIGIKLREFNTQDVNEVIRALDSVSKDNKKYLVVFIDEVQNIKKVKDFDLGSFLHDIYEWCENTVVVVSGSFVGVAEEILNQVEEEKPFFGRKFFRIKLERFNEETSKEFLSEGFKEEGIKVDDKVIEDAVKHFDGIPGWLALFGRSYSYAVKHSHPVDIKVILKEAAKEVSKDFTTFLKTSNSPTRYAEIILALSRLGNKGNLSEIRDVVNSLFKENVESSRLNELLSTLVKYGFVIKVGRGKYALPTDLPTKIGLRHSAKIWIKKMS; this comes from the coding sequence GTGGCGGAAATTCTCTTTGATACTAGACCTAAATCTAGGAGGGAAGACTTCTTTGATAGGAATAAAGAAATTGAAGAACTCAAAGACGTCATTCTACACAAGGATTTTGCTGCTGTGTTAGGGATAAGAAGGATTGGCAAAACAAGCCTCGTTAAGGTTACCCTTAACGAACTTCCTGATCACATTTCCTTACCAATTAACTTAGGAAAAATAGGGAACAAAAAGTCATATCCTATGGACGTTTTTTCAAGGATTTTCATTGAAGGAGCTGTTGAAACTATTAAAAAGTACACCTTTGCAGGGAAGGTATCAAAAATCATAGCAAATAGGTTAGGGATAGACCCTAGCGATATCTTAGAATTAAACTGGGTAAAAATTGGAATAAAATTGAGGGAATTTAACACTCAGGACGTAAACGAAGTTATTAGGGCTTTAGACTCAGTTTCAAAAGATAATAAGAAGTACTTGGTAGTTTTCATTGATGAAGTGCAGAATATCAAAAAGGTAAAGGACTTTGATTTGGGTTCCTTCCTGCACGATATTTATGAATGGTGTGAAAACACTGTAGTAGTAGTTTCCGGGAGTTTCGTAGGCGTTGCAGAGGAGATCTTAAACCAGGTTGAGGAGGAAAAGCCGTTTTTCGGCAGGAAATTCTTTAGAATAAAGTTAGAGAGGTTTAACGAGGAAACTTCAAAGGAGTTTTTATCCGAAGGATTTAAAGAGGAAGGTATTAAAGTTGATGATAAGGTTATAGAAGATGCCGTAAAACATTTTGATGGGATACCCGGATGGCTTGCTTTATTCGGAAGGAGTTATTCTTACGCAGTTAAGCACTCTCATCCAGTTGATATAAAGGTTATATTAAAAGAGGCCGCAAAGGAAGTATCAAAGGATTTCACCACTTTCCTGAAGACTTCAAACTCACCTACAAGGTACGCTGAGATAATTTTAGCTTTGTCCAGACTAGGAAATAAAGGAAATTTAAGCGAGATAAGGGACGTAGTTAACTCGCTATTCAAGGAAAACGTGGAAAGTTCTAGGCTTAATGAATTATTAAGCACACTAGTTAAGTACGGATTTGTAATAAAAGTGGGTAGAGGTAAATATGCTTTACCTACAGACTTGCCTACTAAAATAGGTTTAAGGCATTCAGCAAAAATATGGATAAAGAAGATGAGTTAG
- a CDS encoding type II toxin-antitoxin system death-on-curing family toxin, translating into MESKFQTILNSLDKDFIIWLNQQVVNEDPSSTFGLVNPDNIDGAIYSAIYDFEENHNISRSLAVLIHHIASGHPFADGNKRTSYALLLTIISRLSDKNILDLRQIIWNSGLREIILTTLAEISSDEDEEKSINTLQEVIEKVIDLSCRH; encoded by the coding sequence ATGGAAAGCAAATTTCAAACAATATTAAATTCCTTAGATAAGGACTTCATCATATGGTTAAATCAACAAGTAGTAAATGAAGACCCATCATCAACTTTCGGTTTAGTTAATCCAGATAACATAGACGGAGCGATTTATTCCGCAATTTATGACTTTGAGGAGAACCATAACATTAGTAGGAGTTTAGCAGTACTTATTCACCACATCGCTTCTGGACATCCTTTTGCTGACGGAAATAAGAGGACTTCATATGCGTTACTTTTGACTATTATATCAAGGCTTTCTGATAAAAATATTTTAGATTTAAGACAAATTATATGGAACTCAGGCTTAAGAGAAATAATATTAACAACGCTTGCAGAAATTTCCTCTGATGAGGATGAAGAAAAGAGCATAAATACATTACAAGAAGTTATAGAAAAGGTTATTGATCTTTCTTGTCGTCATTGA
- a CDS encoding TldD/PmbA family protein codes for MDLENLVKKFDSYKYLEARYHKNDSTSIFLMNGQLLGLTKESYSGYSLRAYDRGILYFSSSSDPESLKLNAVESKGWEEFGNEKVDAGKYEVKQVKPFDSTPIDEKIKYFKDIYNRLKALDIKSKLVNFNIWYSESTEEKRIMFRDGSAVEGLVPRIGIYYSLVLQYQDRTVTVFSDEFGASGGLELLDSWKIGDKLEEKMREVDKVLTRGKPVKDGKTDVILSSMLAGIMAHESVGHPFEADRVLGREGAQAGLSYLKDLKTKRIGSEAVSVIDDPTVQNSNGFFTIDDEGVKARAKYLIKDGEVNELLQDRFSSPKFNVESNGSARAMSYNREPIIRMSNTFFKPGNMSFEELIEDVKDGVYFKSYMEWNIDDMRLGERYVGLEAYEIKNGELGDPLLFPVLEGKTTEFLPAVDAADKELKFYAGICGKGDPDQGIPVWLGGPDLRLRNVRVKVM; via the coding sequence ATGGACTTAGAAAACCTCGTTAAAAAATTCGATTCGTATAAGTACCTTGAAGCGAGATATCACAAGAACGATTCCACATCTATTTTCCTAATGAACGGGCAACTACTGGGATTAACCAAGGAATCCTATTCGGGCTACTCTTTGAGAGCTTACGATAGAGGGATACTCTACTTTTCATCATCGTCGGATCCGGAAAGCCTTAAACTAAATGCTGTAGAAAGCAAAGGCTGGGAAGAATTTGGTAACGAGAAAGTCGATGCTGGGAAATATGAAGTTAAACAAGTAAAACCTTTTGACTCAACTCCTATTGATGAGAAGATAAAATATTTCAAGGATATTTACAATCGACTAAAGGCACTTGATATTAAATCAAAATTGGTAAATTTTAACATATGGTATTCAGAATCGACTGAAGAGAAGAGGATAATGTTTAGAGACGGTTCAGCAGTTGAAGGTTTAGTTCCGAGGATAGGAATTTATTATTCCCTCGTGTTACAATACCAAGATAGGACTGTAACAGTATTTTCTGATGAATTCGGAGCAAGCGGCGGACTTGAACTACTAGATAGCTGGAAGATTGGAGATAAACTTGAAGAGAAAATGAGGGAAGTTGACAAGGTCTTAACGAGAGGAAAACCAGTGAAAGATGGAAAAACTGACGTTATACTGAGTTCAATGTTAGCAGGAATCATGGCCCATGAATCCGTGGGTCATCCCTTTGAAGCTGATAGAGTTTTAGGAAGGGAAGGTGCTCAAGCTGGATTAAGTTACTTAAAGGACTTGAAAACTAAAAGGATAGGGAGCGAAGCAGTTAGCGTTATTGACGACCCTACAGTTCAGAACAGTAACGGCTTCTTTACAATAGACGATGAAGGAGTCAAGGCTAGGGCTAAGTACTTAATAAAGGATGGAGAAGTAAATGAACTATTGCAGGATAGGTTTTCCTCACCTAAGTTTAACGTTGAAAGTAACGGTTCAGCTAGGGCTATGAGCTATAATAGGGAACCGATAATAAGGATGTCCAATACCTTCTTTAAGCCTGGAAACATGAGTTTTGAAGAACTCATAGAGGATGTAAAGGATGGAGTTTATTTTAAGAGCTACATGGAGTGGAACATTGATGATATGAGGCTAGGAGAAAGGTATGTAGGGTTAGAGGCTTATGAAATAAAGAACGGTGAACTAGGAGATCCCCTCCTTTTCCCCGTACTTGAAGGTAAGACTACTGAATTCCTTCCTGCAGTTGATGCTGCAGATAAGGAGCTTAAATTTTATGCAGGGATATGCGGTAAAGGAGACCCAGATCAAGGAATCCCAGTGTGGTTAGGAGGACCAGATTTAAGATTGAGGAATGTGAGGGTTAAGGTGATGTAA
- a CDS encoding metallopeptidase TldD-related protein, producing the protein MELEESTFRTRIERSVIKFVYGKVSAVQRLTDDVSYTLLKKGKKYIITTSRGEESKDNLEKLIAVMDEPMISPKISDNTGDYKVEKLDAKIEKLREEPNELISIVTEAKYPISGIINITKSTVTLTTSNGFKGTDIRNSVDGYFRAFNGEFTGQWAFASSRYSESEVKESVENACEFASITRKVDVGDGVYDLVLSPLVFANLMNNLAQMSSGLSIMMGESMFSKFKPGDKIASEKFTFSDSPREDRPNSIDFDMEATFTRNKKIINSGVFETPLLNNEIAEIMGTKSTGNAGWISPTPWTLEVDGGKVSKDSLLSGNVIFFNNNWYTRFQNYVEGNFSTVGRDAVVVYKNGNIEGVAGRLRIADSLLNVIRNIEELSKDRYSVKWWDSPIPVLSPYVLVSKVKVSKA; encoded by the coding sequence ATGGAATTAGAAGAATCAACTTTCAGAACCAGGATAGAGAGGAGTGTAATAAAATTCGTTTACGGTAAGGTATCAGCAGTACAGAGACTTACTGACGATGTTTCTTACACGCTTCTCAAGAAAGGGAAGAAGTACATTATAACCACCTCTAGAGGAGAGGAGAGCAAAGATAATCTAGAAAAACTTATAGCAGTAATGGACGAACCTATGATATCTCCAAAGATCTCTGACAATACTGGTGATTACAAGGTAGAAAAACTCGACGCAAAAATAGAGAAATTAAGAGAAGAGCCTAATGAGCTGATTTCGATAGTAACTGAAGCAAAGTACCCGATCTCAGGAATTATCAACATAACAAAGTCTACCGTAACTCTTACTACGTCTAACGGCTTTAAAGGGACTGACATCAGAAATTCCGTGGACGGTTATTTTAGGGCGTTCAACGGAGAATTTACAGGTCAGTGGGCATTTGCGTCCTCCAGATATTCAGAATCTGAAGTTAAGGAGAGCGTTGAAAACGCTTGTGAATTCGCTTCAATTACTAGGAAAGTTGATGTGGGAGACGGCGTTTATGACTTAGTCCTCTCTCCTTTAGTATTTGCAAATTTAATGAACAATTTAGCTCAGATGTCCTCAGGACTTTCAATAATGATGGGTGAATCAATGTTTTCCAAGTTTAAGCCAGGAGATAAAATTGCTAGTGAAAAATTCACTTTCTCTGACTCCCCTAGGGAGGATAGACCTAATTCAATTGACTTCGATATGGAGGCTACTTTCACTAGGAATAAAAAGATAATAAACAGCGGAGTATTTGAAACTCCACTGCTCAACAACGAGATAGCAGAGATCATGGGTACAAAGTCTACCGGTAATGCAGGCTGGATATCTCCTACACCTTGGACTTTAGAAGTTGATGGAGGCAAAGTGAGTAAGGACTCTCTCCTTTCAGGGAATGTGATATTCTTTAATAATAATTGGTATACTAGGTTCCAGAACTACGTTGAAGGAAACTTCTCTACAGTAGGTAGGGATGCAGTAGTAGTTTACAAGAACGGTAACATAGAAGGTGTTGCAGGAAGGTTAAGGATTGCAGACAGCTTACTGAACGTCATAAGGAACATAGAGGAGTTATCGAAGGATAGATACTCAGTAAAGTGGTGGGACTCTCCAATTCCAGTACTTTCTCCTTATGTACTAGTGAGCAAAGTGAAGGTGAGTAAGGCATGA
- a CDS encoding 7-carboxy-7-deazaguanine synthase QueE: MLPISEIFVSLQGEGPFSGKRAVFIRFFGCNLRCSWCDTKYSYYGKPKLVDSLDVMDDFIILTGGEPTLYQDILTNFLTKAKEKGSEILVETNGTVPLKDHFVEKVDYFSISPKLLNAGVKYRQEVVKRNVDKLKEKRKLYYLKFPVMWNDDVEEVKKFVDYLNVEKKKVWLQPINNERISYWWDVTVKEGFNLSIQLHKFAGKE; encoded by the coding sequence ATGTTACCTATAAGCGAAATTTTCGTAAGCTTACAAGGAGAGGGGCCTTTCTCAGGTAAGAGGGCTGTCTTCATTAGGTTCTTCGGCTGTAATCTAAGGTGTTCATGGTGCGATACTAAGTACTCCTATTACGGTAAACCTAAGCTAGTTGACAGCCTTGATGTTATGGACGATTTCATAATCCTAACGGGAGGAGAACCTACTCTTTATCAAGATATACTGACGAATTTCCTAACAAAGGCAAAGGAGAAAGGTAGCGAAATCCTTGTAGAGACTAACGGCACTGTTCCTTTAAAAGACCACTTCGTGGAAAAGGTTGATTATTTCAGCATTTCTCCTAAGTTGTTAAACGCGGGAGTTAAGTATAGGCAGGAAGTAGTGAAAAGAAACGTTGATAAACTGAAGGAGAAGAGAAAATTATATTACTTAAAGTTCCCGGTAATGTGGAACGACGATGTAGAGGAAGTAAAGAAATTTGTAGATTACCTAAACGTGGAAAAGAAGAAAGTTTGGTTACAGCCAATAAATAACGAAAGGATAAGCTATTGGTGGGACGTAACGGTAAAAGAGGGATTCAATTTATCAATACAATTGCACAAGTTTGCAGGGAAAGAATGA
- a CDS encoding thiamine pyrophosphate-requiring protein, with protein sequence MDTAELILKVISKYTDKVFIVSGTDYSAFIRAASKLRTPELVVVPHEITAASAAVGYSLSGKLGVLMVHTVPGTLNSLGIIADAFSSRIPLLVIAGKSPYTDKGSPASRTLRIHWTQDADQEELVKYVKWKYEIRDPSQVYSSISRAIQIALSEPQGPVYLAIPREVSIAEVKDEGKKMEPFYPGVPDSFLEKAKEMIMKSSNPVILTWRAGRKESWFNSLKRFADSAEIPVLNYVGERVNYYGKMSIDHFNLKDADLIIEVEVEVPWIPRYTEVDAKVIKVDVEPSYSYIPYYEFPCDLCVQSAVDEFFEKLKIERKAEKNVLDEIERQREEKVKRIEKLRDMREIHPDYLSFEVGKLGWTVFNEYDLNPKYGEFKEFNSYFGDPAFGHLGWGLGASLGYKMATGKNVIATVGDGSFIFGVPTAFYYLAKKYPALVVIFDNKSWNAVEKAVREVYPDVKDYPGAEIDIGDLPKTVEVIGGYYEYVERPDEVEGALRRGKGKVESGTPAIIHAKVMKT encoded by the coding sequence ATGGATACAGCAGAACTCATACTTAAGGTGATCTCGAAGTACACTGACAAGGTTTTCATAGTTTCCGGAACAGATTACTCCGCATTCATAAGGGCTGCATCCAAACTAAGAACCCCTGAACTCGTAGTAGTCCCCCATGAGATAACTGCAGCGAGTGCGGCAGTAGGTTATTCATTATCAGGAAAGCTAGGAGTCTTAATGGTCCATACAGTACCTGGGACATTAAACTCTCTAGGGATTATCGCTGATGCATTCTCCTCTAGGATACCGCTCTTAGTAATTGCGGGAAAAAGTCCTTATACAGACAAGGGAAGCCCTGCAAGCAGGACTTTAAGGATTCATTGGACTCAGGATGCAGACCAGGAAGAACTAGTTAAGTACGTTAAGTGGAAGTACGAAATAAGGGATCCTTCACAAGTTTACTCATCAATCTCCAGGGCAATTCAAATAGCGTTAAGTGAACCTCAAGGTCCCGTGTATTTGGCAATACCTAGGGAAGTAAGCATTGCTGAGGTAAAAGATGAAGGAAAGAAGATGGAGCCTTTTTACCCTGGCGTTCCTGACAGTTTCTTAGAAAAAGCTAAGGAAATGATAATGAAGTCATCAAACCCCGTCATCTTAACTTGGAGGGCTGGGAGGAAAGAGAGCTGGTTTAATTCCCTCAAGAGGTTTGCGGACTCTGCAGAAATCCCTGTGCTTAATTACGTTGGAGAAAGGGTGAACTATTACGGTAAGATGTCTATAGACCACTTTAACCTCAAGGATGCAGATTTAATAATTGAGGTTGAGGTAGAAGTCCCGTGGATTCCTAGATATACTGAGGTAGATGCTAAGGTTATAAAAGTTGATGTTGAGCCCTCGTACTCTTACATTCCTTATTACGAGTTCCCCTGCGACCTCTGTGTACAGTCTGCAGTTGATGAATTTTTCGAAAAGCTTAAAATAGAGAGGAAGGCTGAGAAGAACGTTTTAGATGAGATTGAAAGACAGAGAGAGGAGAAAGTGAAAAGGATAGAGAAATTGAGGGATATGAGGGAAATTCACCCTGATTATTTATCCTTTGAGGTCGGAAAATTGGGATGGACTGTATTTAATGAGTACGACTTAAATCCTAAATACGGTGAATTCAAGGAGTTCAATTCATATTTCGGAGATCCTGCATTCGGTCATTTGGGTTGGGGCTTAGGCGCCTCTTTAGGCTATAAGATGGCTACAGGAAAGAACGTTATAGCTACAGTTGGAGACGGTTCCTTCATATTCGGAGTCCCTACTGCTTTTTACTACTTAGCTAAGAAGTACCCCGCGCTAGTAGTGATTTTTGACAATAAGAGTTGGAATGCTGTAGAAAAGGCTGTTAGGGAAGTTTATCCTGACGTAAAGGATTACCCTGGTGCTGAGATTGATATAGGAGATTTGCCTAAGACTGTGGAAGTAATAGGGGGCTATTACGAATACGTTGAAAGACCGGACGAGGTTGAAGGTGCATTGAGGAGGGGTAAGGGGAAGGTTGAGTCTGGAACTCCTGCAATAATTCACGCTAAGGTAATGAAGACTTGA
- a CDS encoding DUF72 domain-containing protein yields MIKVGTCGFTSKYFKYFDVLEVQQTFYDVVSETSLNNWRELAEENKVELTLKALQVITHEYNASTYKRMKKFQGERDNFGSFKDTKVVEEATEITLEEARKLDASIVVFQSPASFKPSKDNAERVINYFSTLDKGFIYAWEPRGSWYDNLNLLREVIDKAKVIHVVDPFRHDSLTPTKYYRLHGIGRGEVNYSYKYSDEDLRKLKDVVIRDITVYVLFNNVYSFDDAQRFKKMLVP; encoded by the coding sequence ATGATAAAAGTAGGAACTTGCGGTTTTACTTCGAAGTATTTTAAGTATTTCGACGTCCTCGAAGTACAGCAGACGTTTTATGACGTAGTAAGTGAGACTTCTTTAAACAATTGGAGGGAGTTAGCAGAGGAGAATAAGGTGGAGTTGACGTTAAAGGCTTTGCAAGTAATAACACACGAGTATAACGCCTCAACTTATAAGAGGATGAAGAAATTCCAAGGGGAAAGGGACAACTTCGGTTCATTTAAAGACACTAAGGTAGTTGAGGAGGCTACCGAAATAACCCTTGAGGAGGCAAGGAAATTGGACGCTAGTATAGTAGTTTTCCAGTCCCCTGCTTCGTTTAAACCTTCCAAGGATAACGCTGAAAGGGTAATAAACTATTTTTCTACCCTAGATAAAGGTTTCATTTACGCTTGGGAACCCAGGGGTTCTTGGTATGATAATTTAAACCTGCTGAGAGAAGTAATAGATAAAGCAAAAGTAATTCATGTAGTAGACCCTTTTAGGCATGACTCACTTACTCCAACAAAGTATTATAGGCTCCACGGGATAGGGAGAGGGGAAGTAAATTATTCTTATAAATACAGTGATGAAGACTTGCGTAAACTAAAGGACGTCGTAATTCGTGATATAACAGTTTACGTCCTATTTAATAACGTATACTCCTTTGACGACGCACAGAGGTTTAAGAAAATGTTAGTGCCTTGA
- a CDS encoding AsnC family protein: MLVEKEKLILSEVLYYLQRFGDLNPRIIGAISRIKDADKFIQWLRQNFQYNLYPFSRWQALGLKKYYVTIYSNYSNISLDDFYDLFDGTPTFILRDVLNPLVINLSLYYNSSKFDEVLDYLQGEGIIYHYDIHEVKEEKFYPIDYSNFDFEKREFTGILSSPREPFELPDLTEGFTPDDVDVKIIGKKQEIAYSSLKEVSTMLGLSFKDVLYHTQAHVISKGLIVGYAARLFKPDFRLEVSFGEKDTLEELSRIPSMHLSYKLDDGTYYVHIVDNSSKLLDYLDFISTLKSRDTIEAYIHPVNDKFMLIASIPYEHFQNERWDFNNQVMMLRAEKFAKKLEENDNHD; encoded by the coding sequence GTGTTAGTTGAGAAAGAGAAGTTAATTCTCTCAGAGGTCTTATATTACTTACAGAGGTTTGGAGATTTAAATCCTAGGATTATTGGTGCAATATCAAGGATAAAAGACGCTGATAAATTTATCCAATGGTTAAGACAAAACTTCCAATACAACTTGTATCCTTTTTCTAGATGGCAGGCTTTAGGTTTAAAGAAGTATTATGTCACTATTTATTCTAATTATTCCAATATTTCCTTAGACGACTTCTATGATCTCTTTGATGGTACTCCAACCTTCATTCTTAGGGATGTTCTTAATCCTCTTGTAATTAATCTTTCCTTGTATTATAATTCATCAAAGTTTGATGAAGTCCTAGATTATTTACAAGGTGAGGGAATAATCTACCATTACGATATTCACGAGGTCAAGGAGGAGAAGTTCTACCCAATTGATTATTCAAACTTTGATTTCGAGAAGAGGGAATTTACTGGGATACTATCTTCACCTAGGGAACCATTTGAATTACCAGACCTAACTGAAGGATTTACACCAGATGATGTTGACGTTAAGATTATTGGTAAAAAACAAGAGATTGCATATTCTTCACTAAAAGAAGTGTCCACGATGTTAGGACTTTCATTTAAAGACGTTCTTTACCATACTCAAGCTCATGTGATAAGCAAAGGTCTAATAGTAGGATATGCAGCACGTTTATTCAAACCAGATTTTAGGCTTGAAGTAAGCTTTGGTGAGAAAGATACTTTGGAAGAACTGAGTAGGATACCAAGCATGCACCTTAGTTATAAGCTAGATGATGGGACTTATTATGTCCACATTGTGGATAACTCATCTAAGCTATTGGACTATCTGGATTTTATCTCTACGCTAAAGAGCAGGGACACGATAGAAGCGTATATTCATCCTGTCAATGATAAATTCATGTTGATTGCCTCAATTCCTTATGAACACTTCCAGAACGAGAGGTGGGACTTTAATAATCAAGTCATGATGCTAAGAGCGGAAAAATTTGCAAAAAAGTTGGAAGAAAATGATAACCACGATTAA
- a CDS encoding nucleotidyltransferase domain-containing protein: MKLIMLFGSRARGDFTQNSDYDVLVVGDEIPKDPRKVPDDLYLRIIKMFPGEVDAIFMNTEVFLKKLREGSTFLLQIIEEGKAIEKDEQFWDEVMEIYREVRPLYERRGNTWIRLSKNETKL, from the coding sequence ATGAAGTTAATAATGCTCTTCGGTTCTAGAGCCAGGGGGGATTTTACGCAAAACAGCGACTACGACGTTTTGGTTGTTGGAGATGAAATACCTAAAGACCCTAGGAAAGTACCAGATGACCTTTACCTTAGGATAATTAAGATGTTTCCTGGAGAAGTAGATGCAATTTTCATGAACACTGAAGTATTCCTAAAGAAGCTGAGGGAAGGTTCAACGTTTTTGTTACAAATAATTGAGGAGGGAAAAGCGATCGAAAAAGATGAGCAATTCTGGGACGAGGTTATGGAAATTTATAGGGAGGTAAGACCTCTTTATGAGAGAAGAGGAAATACGTGGATAAGACTTAGTAAAAATGAAACAAAATTATGA
- a CDS encoding undecaprenyl-diphosphate phosphatase: protein MNILASILIGIVQGIAEWLPISSKTQVLLASHYLLNLDVSIAYTFGLFMEMGSIGSALIYFRQDVKRVFHDRFLLKFLVIVTVITGIVGVPLYVISDKLLQNAYNPSIPMIFLGLALIADGIYIRYSRIKTREFRNLSMKEMILIGIAQGIAALPGVSRSGMTVSTMLVLGINPEDTFHYSYLAYIPAAIGAVGTTLLFTRHHVSYAVSLIGIGGLAIAVITALLTGLVVIGFLLKIAKTKRVYLIDFMLGGIAIAISALGLIIG, encoded by the coding sequence ATGAACATTCTTGCGTCAATACTTATAGGCATAGTTCAAGGAATTGCTGAATGGCTACCTATAAGCAGTAAAACTCAAGTACTGCTTGCATCCCATTACTTACTTAACTTAGACGTAAGTATTGCATACACTTTCGGCCTATTCATGGAGATGGGTTCTATAGGCTCGGCATTAATCTATTTCAGACAAGATGTTAAGAGGGTATTTCACGATAGGTTCCTACTAAAGTTCCTCGTGATAGTAACTGTCATAACTGGGATTGTAGGAGTTCCGCTCTACGTAATTTCTGACAAATTGCTACAAAATGCGTACAATCCTTCAATACCTATGATATTCCTCGGGCTGGCTTTAATAGCAGACGGAATTTACATTAGGTATTCTAGAATAAAGACGAGAGAGTTCAGAAACCTATCCATGAAAGAAATGATTTTAATAGGCATAGCCCAAGGAATTGCCGCCTTACCCGGCGTAAGTAGGTCAGGGATGACGGTGTCAACAATGTTAGTCCTAGGAATAAATCCTGAAGATACATTCCATTATTCCTATTTAGCTTACATACCTGCAGCAATTGGAGCTGTAGGAACTACTTTATTGTTTACCAGGCACCACGTTAGTTATGCAGTATCGTTAATTGGGATCGGAGGGCTTGCAATTGCGGTAATTACTGCACTACTTACTGGACTAGTAGTAATAGGTTTCCTGCTAAAGATTGCTAAAACTAAGAGAGTTTACTTAATAGACTTCATGCTCGGAGGGATAGCAATAGCTATTAGTGCGTTGGGATTAATAATAGGCTGA